The following coding sequences lie in one Zingiber officinale cultivar Zhangliang chromosome 2B, Zo_v1.1, whole genome shotgun sequence genomic window:
- the LOC122046490 gene encoding cytochrome P450 71A1-like: MTLSFLSFLIRSVGGAMLHTCTMLFQFFLPSHLLLVLPFLFLLVHFLRRTQSRKSPTHLLPPSPRTLPVIGNLHQLSGSLPHRILQELSAKYGPVMLLHLGSVRTVIVSSPPAAEEVLKSRDVDFASRPHTTVTHRLFFGNQDLIFGKYGEQWRQLRRIATVHLLSHTRVLSFRPARQAEVALLVADIRSAAAASRPVNVSDVIIEFTSNFICRVALGRTYSEEKGKGSKVNKLFDEITALLVAFPLRDYIPWLGWLDRLNGFDYKVKKVALEFDTFIEQVIQEHIKMRNSNERTHNSEDLVDILLSLGDVDSSVSLSQENIKGLIFDMFGAGTDTTFATIEWVMTELIRHPNAMRRVQEEIRGVVGAEAKEEIIREEKLEEMKYLRAVIMEALRLHPIVPLLLPREASVDTQLQGYHIPKGTRVLVNAWALGRDPKLWDKADQFCPERFLNTSAFDFKGKDFRYLPFGAGRRGCPGIGMAEVTLELVLATLLLHFDWELPDGMRAEELDADEGHAIVIHRKSKLVLVAKPCRH; the protein is encoded by the exons ATGACTCTGTCGTTCCTCTCCTTCCTCATCCGATCCGTGGGAGGTGCTATGCTTCATACCTGCACTATGCTGTTCCAGTTCTTTCTCCCCTCCCATCTCCTCCTCGTCCtccccttcctcttcctcctcgtcCACTTCCTCCGCCGGACACAATCCAGGAAGTCACCCACCCATCTCCTACCCCCATCTCCACGCACCCTACCGGTCATTGGCAACCTCCACCAGCTCTCAGGCTCCCTCCCCCACCGCATCCTCCAAGAACTCTCTGCCAAGTACGGTCCCGTCATGCTCCTCCACCTCGGCAGCGTCCGCACCGTCATCGTCTCCTCGCCGCCCGCCGCTGAAGAGGTGTTGAAGTCCCGCGACGTCGACTTCGCCAGCCGCCCCCACACCACCGTGACCCACCGCCTTTTCTTCGGCAACCAGGACCTGATCTTCGGCAAGTACGGCGAGCAGTGGCGCCAACTCCGCCGCATCGCCACCGTCCACCTACTCAGCCACACACGAGTGCTCTCGTTTCGCCCGGCCAGGCAAGCAGAGGTCGCCCTTCTTGTCGCCGACATccgctccgccgccgccgcctcccgcCCGGTCAACGTCAGCGACGTCATCATCGAGTTCACCAGCAACTTTATCTGCAGAGTGGCGTTAGGGCGGACGTACAGCGAGGAAAAGGGCAAAGGGAGCAAAGTGAACAAGCTATTTGATGAGATCACAGCGCTGTTGGTCGCGTTCCCGTTGCGAGACTACATTCCATGGCTGGGTTGGCTCGATCGACTCAACGGATTCGATTACAAGGTCAAAAAGGTCGCTCTCGAGTTCGACACCTTCATCGAGCAAGTCATTCAAGAGCACATTAAGATGAGAAATAGCAACGAACGCACTCATAACAGTGAAGATTTGGTTGATATTTTGCTTTCTCTGGGGGATGTCGATAGCTCCGTTTCTCTCAGCCAAGAGAACATTAAGGGCCTCATCTTC GACATGTTTGGTGCAGGCACAGATACAACATTCGCTACCATAGAATGGGTCATGACGGAGCTCATACGCCATCCAAATGCGATGCGCAGAGTGCAAGAGGAGATTCGAGGAGTCGTCGGAGCtgaagccaaagaagagataatTAGGGAGGAGAAATTGGAAGAGATGAAGTATCTGAGGGCAGTGATCATGGAGGCTCTGAGGCTGCACCCTATTGTACCATTACTGCTTCCGCGAGAGGCGTCGGTGGATACGCAGCTGCAGGGCTATCACATTCCCAAGGGCACCAGAGTGTTGGTCAATGCATGGGCCTTAGGTAGGGATCCCAAGCTGTGGGATAAGGCTGACCAGTTTTGTCCAGAGAGGTTCCTGAACACTAGTGCTTTTGATTTCAAGGGAAAAGACTTCCGGTACTTGCCGTTCGGCGCTGGCCGGAGAGGGTGCCCTGGCATTGGAATGGCTGAGGTCACCCTGGAGCTTGTCTTGGCCACCTTACTGCTTCATTTCGACTGGGAGTTACCTGATGGGATGAGGGCAGAGGAGCTGGATGCGGATGAAGGGCATGCAATTGTGATTCACAGGAAATCCAAACTTGTCCTTGTGGCAAAGCCTTGTCGACACTAG